Proteins co-encoded in one Paracrocinitomix mangrovi genomic window:
- a CDS encoding cation diffusion facilitator family transporter — MGHDHHTHHHSVKNIKIAFFVNLAFTVFEIIGGIYVNSIAIISDAIHDLGDSISLGTSWFLEKKSKQQADDEYTFGYARFSLLGALINSVILIAGSVYVISEAIGRIIEPEHSNATGMLIFAIIGVVVNGYAAWKLSKGSSMNEKVVSWHLIEDVLGWTAILIASIILQFKDIPYLDPALSLFITLFILYNVFKRLRETLIIFLQKTPANLNPAVIKHKLQEVDNVHSLHNVHVWSLDGEKHVFTAHIKLKNIDSFEQYLDVKISLKKILEPHHFKHVTLELELDEETCSFN, encoded by the coding sequence ATGGGGCACGATCATCATACACATCACCACTCTGTTAAGAACATCAAAATTGCTTTTTTCGTCAATTTAGCATTCACTGTTTTTGAAATAATAGGCGGAATTTATGTCAATAGTATTGCAATAATTTCTGATGCTATCCATGATTTAGGTGATTCCATTAGCCTTGGAACTTCATGGTTTTTAGAGAAAAAATCTAAACAACAAGCAGATGATGAATACACATTTGGTTATGCGCGATTTTCGCTTTTAGGAGCCTTAATCAACAGTGTAATTCTTATTGCAGGATCTGTATATGTAATAAGTGAGGCCATTGGCAGAATTATTGAACCAGAACACTCCAATGCAACGGGAATGTTGATTTTTGCCATTATTGGAGTTGTGGTGAATGGTTATGCAGCCTGGAAATTAAGTAAGGGCTCTTCAATGAATGAGAAAGTAGTAAGTTGGCATTTAATAGAAGATGTATTGGGATGGACAGCCATTTTAATTGCTTCTATCATATTACAGTTTAAAGACATTCCGTATTTAGATCCTGCTTTATCACTTTTTATTACCCTATTTATATTGTACAATGTTTTCAAAAGATTACGAGAAACACTGATCATTTTTCTTCAAAAAACCCCGGCTAATTTGAATCCGGCAGTGATCAAACACAAATTGCAGGAAGTAGATAATGTGCATTCTCTTCACAATGTACATGTGTGGTCTTTAGATGGAGAAAAACATGTTTTTACTGCTCATATCAAATTGAAAAATATTGATTCATTCGAACAATATTTAGACGTCAAAATATCACTCAAGAAAATTCTTGAACCACATCATTTTAAACATGTTACTTTAGAATTAGAGTTAGATGAGGAGACTTGTAGCTTTAATTAA
- the sufD gene encoding Fe-S cluster assembly protein SufD, producing MIAEISEKISAFTQNLTLAEDKFHKDAFVRLGNQDFPTTKDEYWKYTRLAKLTKNSFVKDADPDRLNLTKYIISNDYLVVVNGFIREDLSQFSKLDFDIDFLGVDRMTDYTDFNSRVPNDVFTNINSAYLEKVTNIRIGENKINEGPLQIIYVSRGKDVIANNRLYIHAGKSSQSEIILTFVSLDAENCFTNQITEVMVEENAHLTINKLQVEENTNFHISTEQIFQHQNSNFKINTITLSGLLVRNNINIQVAGENCETHMNGAVITKDSQHIDNHTFVDHQVPNCFSNENYKYVLGDQSTGVFNGRVIVRKDAQKINAYQNNGNILLSEKATINSKPELEIYADDVKCSHGSTTGQLDEQAVFYLQSRGISKPTAKRMLVQAFIGEVLEAVENDKFIELVDQKLEDVHNWKM from the coding sequence ATGATAGCTGAGATATCAGAAAAAATAAGTGCATTTACACAAAACTTAACTTTAGCTGAGGATAAATTCCATAAAGACGCTTTTGTTAGACTAGGTAATCAAGACTTTCCTACTACAAAAGATGAATATTGGAAATACACGCGTTTGGCTAAACTCACCAAAAATAGTTTTGTTAAAGATGCAGATCCAGACCGACTAAATCTTACCAAATACATTATTTCTAATGACTATTTGGTTGTAGTGAATGGATTTATTCGCGAAGATCTTAGTCAGTTTAGCAAATTAGATTTTGACATAGATTTTCTTGGGGTTGATAGAATGACAGATTATACTGATTTCAACTCAAGAGTTCCAAATGATGTTTTCACCAATATCAATTCGGCATATCTAGAGAAGGTAACGAACATTAGGATTGGAGAAAATAAAATCAATGAAGGACCTCTTCAAATTATTTATGTAAGTCGTGGTAAAGATGTAATTGCCAATAACAGACTTTACATTCACGCGGGAAAATCTTCACAATCTGAGATCATATTAACTTTTGTTAGCCTTGATGCTGAAAATTGCTTTACCAATCAAATTACAGAAGTAATGGTGGAGGAAAATGCACATTTAACTATCAACAAACTACAAGTTGAGGAAAATACAAATTTTCATATTTCAACTGAACAGATATTCCAGCATCAAAATTCGAACTTTAAAATCAATACCATCACTTTAAGTGGATTATTGGTTAGAAACAATATCAACATTCAAGTAGCGGGCGAAAACTGCGAAACTCACATGAATGGAGCGGTGATAACTAAAGATAGTCAACACATAGACAATCATACATTTGTTGATCATCAAGTACCAAATTGTTTTTCTAATGAAAACTATAAGTATGTATTAGGAGATCAATCTACCGGAGTTTTCAATGGTAGAGTTATTGTTAGAAAAGACGCTCAAAAAATCAATGCATACCAAAATAATGGTAACATCCTTTTATCTGAAAAGGCTACTATCAATTCAAAACCTGAATTGGAAATTTATGCAGATGACGTAAAATGTTCACATGGTTCTACAACCGGACAATTAGATGAACAAGCTGTATTTTATCTACAAAGTAGAGGGATTTCAAAACCTACTGCAAAAAGAATGTTAGTTCAGGCTTTTATAGGAGAAGTATTAGAAGCCGTAGAAAATGATAAATTTATCGAACTAGTTGACCAAAAATTGGAAGACGTTCACAACTGGAAAATGTAA
- a CDS encoding HD domain-containing protein — protein sequence MIQELYQKAMRYAGEKHAHQTVPGTKANYLLHISNVTMEVIIAHKMDPCFDLGFAVEMAILHDTIEDTDASWEEIREIFGEGVADGVQALTKNQTIESKSEQLVDSLNRIKQLDKEVGLVKLADRITNLQAPPNEWSNEKITKYQVEATLILHELNESNVYLSARLQKKINEYSKYIKE from the coding sequence ATGATTCAAGAACTCTATCAAAAAGCCATGAGATATGCCGGTGAAAAGCACGCTCATCAAACTGTTCCTGGGACAAAAGCCAATTATCTGCTTCATATTTCAAATGTCACTATGGAGGTAATAATTGCTCACAAAATGGATCCTTGTTTTGATCTGGGTTTTGCCGTTGAAATGGCCATATTGCATGACACAATTGAAGACACAGATGCAAGCTGGGAAGAAATTAGAGAAATTTTTGGTGAAGGTGTTGCTGATGGTGTTCAGGCACTTACTAAAAACCAAACTATTGAATCCAAATCCGAACAATTAGTTGATAGTTTAAATAGAATTAAACAATTGGATAAGGAAGTTGGATTGGTAAAGCTCGCAGATAGAATTACCAATTTACAAGCCCCACCAAATGAATGGAGCAATGAAAAAATCACCAAATACCAGGTAGAAGCTACATTAATCCTTCATGAATTGAATGAATCAAACGTTTATTTATCTGCACGTTTGCAGAAAAAAATAAATGAATACAGTAAATACATTAAGGAGTAA
- a CDS encoding class I SAM-dependent methyltransferase translates to MSKLFSSHWKDYELLDAGGSKKLERWGKIITIRPDRNAYFKSVTPYSDWYQQADFEFIEESNTKGEWKQLNPNASKSWVVSYKDLKFQLHLTKFKHLGLFPEQQANWDYISQNLQSEDRFLNLFGYTGAASLVAREKGADVFHCDSVKQIISWGRENMELSNLDNIHWVLEDALKFANREVKRGNQYKGIVMDPPAFGIGAKKERWKLEDKFEELMSLALKLRAKNGFIIINTYSPRLLDEDIYRHAEQLLNNEEIVVDTLCLKTTTDKVIEYGQRTLIIA, encoded by the coding sequence ATGTCAAAACTGTTTTCTAGTCATTGGAAAGATTATGAATTGTTGGACGCCGGAGGAAGTAAGAAGCTTGAGCGTTGGGGTAAAATCATTACCATTAGGCCAGATAGAAATGCCTATTTTAAATCGGTTACTCCTTATTCAGATTGGTATCAACAAGCAGATTTTGAATTTATAGAGGAGTCAAATACCAAAGGAGAGTGGAAACAATTAAATCCTAATGCCAGCAAAAGTTGGGTTGTTTCCTATAAAGACTTAAAATTTCAATTGCATCTAACCAAGTTTAAACATTTGGGTTTATTTCCTGAACAACAAGCAAACTGGGATTACATTTCACAAAACCTTCAATCAGAAGACAGGTTTTTAAATTTGTTTGGTTATACAGGAGCCGCTTCTCTAGTGGCAAGAGAAAAGGGGGCAGATGTTTTTCATTGTGATTCAGTAAAGCAGATTATTAGTTGGGGAAGAGAAAATATGGAGCTTTCCAATTTGGACAATATTCATTGGGTGTTGGAAGATGCATTAAAATTTGCAAATAGAGAAGTTAAAAGAGGAAACCAATATAAGGGGATTGTAATGGATCCACCGGCTTTTGGAATCGGAGCTAAAAAAGAACGTTGGAAACTAGAAGATAAGTTTGAAGAGTTAATGTCACTTGCCTTAAAGCTGAGAGCAAAAAATGGTTTTATTATCATTAATACTTACTCTCCACGATTATTGGATGAAGATATCTATAGACATGCAGAACAATTGCTAAACAATGAAGAGATAGTTGTAGATACGCTTTGTTTGAAAACTACCACTGACAAAGTGATAGAGTACGGGCAAAGAACATTAATCATAGCTTAG
- a CDS encoding carbonic anhydrase has product MDIKKVFENNEKWIQDKLSVDANYFTELAKGQNPNLLYIGCADSRVTAEELMGCEPGEAFVHRNVANMVVSTDLNCQSVIEYAVKYLEVKDIVVCGHYGCGGVQAAMQSSDMGLLNPWLRNIRDVYRMHAIELGKIIDDNARYKRLVELNVQEQCINVIKTAVVQNAHRTRGITVHGWVFDLESGKLIDLKIDFNDILSKIMEIYRLEQD; this is encoded by the coding sequence ATGGATATTAAAAAAGTATTTGAGAACAACGAAAAGTGGATCCAGGATAAACTAAGTGTAGATGCTAATTATTTTACTGAACTAGCTAAAGGTCAAAACCCCAATTTGCTATATATAGGATGTGCTGACAGTAGAGTTACTGCAGAAGAGTTAATGGGATGTGAACCAGGTGAAGCATTTGTACATAGAAATGTGGCAAACATGGTTGTAAGTACTGACCTAAATTGCCAATCTGTAATAGAATATGCCGTAAAATATCTTGAAGTAAAAGATATAGTAGTTTGTGGTCATTATGGTTGCGGTGGTGTGCAAGCAGCTATGCAATCCTCAGATATGGGTTTACTTAATCCCTGGTTGAGAAATATAAGAGATGTATACAGAATGCATGCAATTGAACTTGGTAAAATCATTGATGATAATGCCAGATACAAAAGACTTGTAGAGTTAAATGTTCAAGAACAATGCATCAACGTAATTAAAACGGCTGTAGTTCAAAACGCTCACCGTACAAGAGGTATCACTGTTCACGGTTGGGTATTTGATCTAGAATCAGGAAAATTGATTGATTTAAAGATCGATTTTAATGATATTCTTTCAAAAATTATGGAGATTTATCGTCTGGAACAAGACTAG
- a CDS encoding formylglycine-generating enzyme family protein, which yields MKYLSFLLFLLSIFSCNSGTENYSHPESQHDSIPGMVYVPAGTYMMGGKTAQANADELPQHEVHVDEFYMDESEVTNAQFQAFVEATNYITTAEKNIDWDKMKLDLPEGTPKPVDSLLVAGSLVFTPPTTSVDLNNPSLWWKWTIGANWKHPQGPESNIEGKMDHPVVHISREDALAYAKWAGKRLPTEAEWEWAAMGGIENAIYPWGNEPAINASNKANFWQGQFPYLNEELDGYYLTAPVKQYEPNGYGLYDMAGNVWEWCNDKYHYNYYEQIASNKSDNPLGPNHCFDPAEPGADKYVMRGGSFLCNDSYCSGYRVSRRMKSTGETGLSHTGFRCAKDVN from the coding sequence ATGAAATACTTATCATTTTTACTATTTCTACTTTCAATTTTCAGCTGTAATTCAGGCACTGAGAACTATTCCCATCCAGAAAGTCAACACGATTCAATTCCCGGAATGGTTTACGTCCCTGCCGGAACATACATGATGGGAGGTAAAACAGCACAAGCGAATGCAGATGAATTACCTCAACATGAAGTACATGTGGATGAATTTTACATGGATGAATCAGAAGTTACCAATGCTCAATTTCAGGCATTTGTTGAAGCTACCAATTACATCACTACTGCTGAAAAAAACATTGACTGGGATAAAATGAAACTGGACCTACCTGAAGGAACACCCAAACCTGTGGACAGTCTTTTAGTAGCAGGATCACTTGTATTTACTCCACCAACAACATCAGTGGACTTAAACAACCCAAGTTTATGGTGGAAATGGACAATTGGCGCCAACTGGAAACATCCTCAAGGACCGGAAAGCAACATAGAAGGAAAAATGGATCATCCTGTAGTTCATATTTCAAGAGAAGATGCCTTGGCCTATGCTAAATGGGCGGGAAAACGACTCCCAACAGAAGCAGAATGGGAATGGGCCGCAATGGGAGGTATTGAAAATGCTATTTATCCATGGGGAAATGAACCAGCAATTAATGCCAGTAATAAAGCAAACTTTTGGCAAGGTCAGTTCCCTTACTTAAATGAAGAATTGGATGGATATTACCTTACTGCTCCAGTTAAACAATATGAACCTAATGGCTATGGTTTGTATGACATGGCAGGAAATGTTTGGGAATGGTGCAATGACAAATACCATTACAACTATTATGAGCAAATAGCATCCAATAAATCTGATAATCCTTTAGGACCCAATCATTGTTTTGATCCTGCTGAACCGGGAGCTGATAAATACGTTATGAGGGGTGGTTCGTTTTTATGTAATGATAGCTACTGTAGCGGATATAGAGTATCAAGAAGGATGAAATCTACCGGTGAAACCGGTTTATCACATACCGGATTCAGATGTGCAAAAGATGTCAACTAA